Genomic window (Vitis riparia cultivar Riparia Gloire de Montpellier isolate 1030 chromosome 4, EGFV_Vit.rip_1.0, whole genome shotgun sequence):
TTTCTCCATCTTCCAAATGCATTATATCCTCGTCTTGCCTTTCCTTAcggtccatgagtcttgactcacttatttcctcatttagccttTTAttgatctttttcaaaatctaaagtgattcaacttgcaccattttcttccctttaacctgagataagtctccaaagtacaaattaaactcatggctagggccttagcattgatttaggtcaaattgggtgatttgaatgtcctttgatgcacaaatcatatcgaatatgtgccatcagagcacatattttggctccaatcaattgccagctcacaaggtaaattgatagtcagaccatcttttactaaagtcatatctgagtcactagtctttttagaaagaatacatggggacatatgtgggtctatccatccaccatatgaaccattccgttattttatgatcttaatagatgcttctactaggtggtcacatgtttgtctcttTTCTACACATAAcgttgcctttgctagactccttacacaaataatcagattacgagcacaatttccagattatccaattaagacaatacgttTTGATAATACTtgcgaatttacttctcaaacattcattgactattacATGTCaatagggataaatattgagcatcctgttgctcatactcatacccaaaatggtttagcagaatccttcatcaaacgtctccaattaacAACTCGatcattactaatgaaaaccaaattacctacgtCTGgctggggacatgctattatgcatgttgtagctttagtccgtattcaacctacaacttaccatgaatactccccttcacaacttgtgcttggaaaataaccaaatatctctcacttacgaatctttggttgtgtaatatatgtaccaattgcacctacacaatgCACTAAAATGGGCCCCCAACGAAGACTTaggatttatgtaggttttgattccccatctatcataagatatcttgaacctttgacagacAATGTTTTTACAGTCCGCTTTgcagattgtcattttaatgagagtgttttcccgtCATTAGGAGGAGAAAAGTTGATTCCCGAAGaacgacgagaaattagttgggaggcatctactatgacccatcttgatcctcatacaaatcaatgtgaactagaagttcaaaggatcattcatttgcaaaatcttgcaaatcaattaccagatgtattcattgatacaaagaaagtgacaaagtcacatatctcggttgcaaatactccagcacggattgatATCCTTATAGGACAGTTAACAATagaatctaagatacgcctaAAGCTTGGTAAACTTGTCGGCTCAAAGGATTAACTCCCCGaaagaggagaacccaagaaaaacttggcactttAGAAGAagccatcaaaatgactgatcagtttaaaattgataaatctataaccCTAGAAGAGACACAAATAATACAGAAAGTCATTGAAGAGGCACATATGGAAtaagaagcccctgaagaggcacaggtacctaaaaattgtgagatcttaGTAAGTTAtcacgggagaaaaatgggatcgaaataatattgttattaacaatatttttgctttccaagtggcctccgatatcataagaaattatgaagatcccgaaccatgaaatatagaagaatgccgacatagaaatgattggccaaaatggaaagaagttatacaggcagagttaaactcattaacaaaacgagaagtttttggacctgtagtccaaacacctgaagatgtaaagcctgttgggtacaaataggtatttgtacgaaaacgcaatgagaataatgagatcataagatataaagtgcgattagtagcacaaggtttctcacAAAGACCTGGTATtaactacgaggaaacatattctctcATCATGaatgcaatcacatttcgtttcttaattagtttggcagtctcagaaggactagatatgcgtctcatggacGTTATTACAgcatatttatacggatccatggataatgatatatatatatatatatgaaaatccctgaaggatttaaattgtctaaagcaaatagtacaaagcctcatagcatgtactcaatcaagttataACGATCcttatatggattaaagcaatctggatgcatgtggtacaatcaccttagcgaatacttgctaaaagaagggtatgtgaataaccctatatgtccatatatcttcattaagaaatcagaaatcggatttgcaattattgcagtgtatgttaatgacttaaatcttgttggaactcctgaagagctcacaagagcaacaaattacttgaaaaatgaatttaagatgaaaaatcttggaaaaacaaaattttgtcacGGCCTGCAGAtcaagcattttccaaatggagttttagtacatcaattaGCATACATTAATAAAGTATTGAAGCGTTTTTACATGGATAAAgtgcatcctttaagttctctaATGGTTGttcgatcacttgatgtgaaaaatgactcatttcgtcctagagaaaaagatgaagaattacttggtcctgaagtaccatatcttagtgttatTAGTGCACTTATGTATTTTGTCAATTGTACACGTCtagacattgctttttctgtcaatttattagcaagatacagttccgctCTCACtcaaagacattggaatggtatcaaacatatattgtgttatcttcgcggaactactgatatgggtttattttactccagggaatcaaagcaacaattgcttggatatgcagatgtaggatatctttcagatccacataaaggtaggtcataaacagggtatgtgtttaattgtaatggtactgctatttcatggagatctgtcaaacaaataatggtggtcacatcatcaaatcattcagaaatactaGCAATTCATAAAGCAAGTtgtgaatgtatatggctaagatctatgatccaacatattcgggaatcatgtggactctcctctatcaaaggtgacccgacaatattatttgaagatgatgttgcatgcattgcacaaataatagagggttatattaaaggagatagaactaaacaaatttcaccaaaattcttttatgcaCATGAATtccagaagagtggtgaaattgatgtgcaacaaatacgctcaaaTGATAATCTAcatatttattcacaaaatcgtTGCTAACCTCAatattcaagaagttaatacacaagattggaatgtgtcaactcaaggatatggACATGAGagggagtatgcttgtaaaagggtgttagtgtactgtactctttttcccttcaaccaggttttgtcctactgggttttattggcaaggtttttaacgaggcagtcCTAACATATTAGAagcaacttaaagaattataagaatattgtaatctttttccttcgctaggtttttcccatagggttttttactagcaaggttttaatgagacatattatTTAATGTGGTGGACATCCAAGGGGAGTGTTATAACTGAAGTAATGAATGccaccacattaattataataaatgttaattaagtattatttatgacttccattaatactcattaatggaaCCATTAATGAGAATATTAATGAAAGCCATTTAGAAAGCCTATACAAAAGTTTCTCATCCCCTGTAACATGGATCCCtaagcaagaaagaaatttcttactttctctcattctcgttgtttttcattctctcaactttctcaaccatcttctttgatttcttcttccctattatatatcaacgtaaaatatatttcatctctactactttgatttgcattgcatttgtccttattttacaacaaaaacTATTCTTTAAAACTGATTTCAAAATATTCCGAAACATGCCCTAAAATTTTGACACCATCTTTAACCATCACTTGCTAAAATTCTAAACCTTAAAACACAATTCAACAATGTATACTAAGTTgagtaataattaaaagtaaacaATGAAACTTGCACGTTAGCCTTTTGTGGccgttgtttttctttttagaattgaattaaaaacaattgttaaaaaaacacataaatgtAGATGGAGCTTTAAATAAACTTTACTAAaatgagataattttttatttaatttatatatgataacCAATTCAGTAGCTCATACTCGGACACCTTTTAAGAGATTCAGGCTACACATTCTATATATAAGTGGAtagaaaataaccaaaaataaattgtaaaaggttaagagtttgtttagtaattatttttcaaaaataatcttttgttatccaaaataagaaaatagaaaaacacatttaatagtaaaagaaatataaaacgatttttagttcttaaaataaaaaatatgatattttcaaaatatacattttaGCTGTtaatagacttttattctataaaatattcgataactattttaaaaaattattttcaaaaattgtttttgatgaGTGTTTTAGAGAAACAGTTCCCTCATCCTTTTTGAATCCTATTTTGACCTTTTATACATACTtctaataaaaactaaaatcattttctttaaaacaaaattttgaaggaatctCTATTTTTCTTAGTAACATGCTTTAATCTTTCATATGATTTCACATGGGTGAGCAAAAGCCACCACAAAACCACCAAGTAGAAGGGACTCGTGTTTAATGCTCTAACCACTctgcaaaatttttaattgaacaTAGGAATGTAAAAAAGGTTTGGCTCAATTGATTTTTAGATGGAAAAAATAGTCACACTAACATAATTGATTTTGATCAAACAAATCTTTTAATGATGGAAAACTTAAATCGAACCAAACTTGTTTCATGTAAGTTTGGTTCAATCTAGACAATCAATTTGATGAAAGCTAATTTAGGTCTTAAgtccaattaatttttaaaatcaacttgaatttgaagtttaaaatatatttaaaatttctaattcaaaatataattaaacaattttaaaatctatttgactatatcctaataataataaactattgTTCACCCAAAGTTTGCccaaataagattttaattataacaaaataaggttaagATCATTAATGATTCAATTAAGTTAATTATCTcaagttttcaataaaatataactAACTCAGAGTTTAAACTTGTTTAACAAAGACTTGACCCAATTAAAGACTCTTAAAGACTTAAGAAACCAATATAAGACTGTTCCTATTAGGAAGCTTGAATTGATTAAAACCTTTCATGCACTTGAAGGTTTTAAAATAGTCCTCTTATGCTattaaattgaacatattttagtaaaattagatagttttatgtttttaaataaaaccctaaaatgttttttatggCATTTGACCACTATCATTTAGGTGACCCATGCAAGGACTTAAGAGCAGGCATTGTTTCAACCCCAACAAAGTATTAAATGTCTaatagttaattaatcaattgaattAATTGTTCAATTGATCAAACTCGAATTATAGGTTTGAGGTTCTTAAGTTGTTCATTTATATATtgacatatttaaaattatttattaacaaGAGATTTTGAACATTTGATAGTTTACCTAccaaaaatcttttttaaagttttgtAAAATATCGTTAGCGACCAAGATTTATAATCTATTAAATATGAAGAAGAGTACACAGATTTACCTGACAATTATTACTCCTTATTAAATATGAAGAAGAGTACACAGATTTACCTGACAATTATTACTCCCAAAGGCAACGTTGCTCCATTTTATTCAccataaataatttaatcttaagaaaaaaattcctTGTGAACATCTTTAGCAACTCCAaataaagaagacaaaaagTTTTCTTTGTTAACTCTCGCAACAGTGACTTATTATTTTACTTACACATCAAATGAGCAATTGCGATGGAGAATGCTGGAATAAGCTTTGGAATTCCGTATCAAAATGGTTTCAAGTTCCTCCCCATTTTCTTGATGATCTATCTCATACACTAATCACTTGAAAGAGtccaaataaatatatttgatttatttttatataaaaaattattttttataactcaaCTCTATCACCTATCCATTTTCATTCCCAATTCACATGGAactattttgattaaatatatatacagtTGATGATATGCTACTATTACTGTTGTTAAGAATGAGCCGGAGATAGGAAATATCCAAAACATCTAAAAGTGTaatttttatcaagaaaatctgaatgattttttttttttaaattgaaggCGTCATTCTTGGTGCAATACCATgctgtttattattattaaaaatgaatgcATGTTTATACACGTTTTAGCATTTTCTCGAACTCTTCAGAAATGCGACCCTACATAATCCACCCAACTGCTGACGTGgcaaacatatttgaaaattttggaacaaATGTACAGCGAAAATTGTAGATGAACCACCTTTCCTCAAACGTTAAACccgaaaaataaaagaaaaggaagaaggaaaaaaaaaaggagagagaaaggCTGTTGCTTGTCTCATCTCTCTTTCTTTCGTTCTATCTGTGTTAGTAGAAtcctttcatttcatttccctCCACAGATCTCCAAAATCTCAGACCATCCAACCCTAATTTTTCTCTCTGTAGAAATTTGGGGTTTCGGCTGATATCTAATTCTTCTGGATGCTTCCAGAAGGTTCTCCGAAGCTTGGAATGGGGTTTCGGCTAATGAAATATCATGGATGATTTACGATGCCTGAACTGCGTAGTGGAGTGCGCAGAGGCCGGGCACACAGGAACCCCAACGCGATTCGAATCGAGGACGAGAGTGTGACAGCGGTACGGACCCGACCTAGGAGGGCCGCGCAGAATAGGAGGGGCGAGGTCGTTGTCGATGGTGGAGAGAGGGACGTCTTGAGGGGGTTGGGTCTGCAAGCGACGTCGTTTGAGGAAGAGGAGGTTAAGGTTTTGGGTGCGACTGGTGGTAGTGGTGGTGGTAGTGGTAGTGGTCCCCCAAGAGAAGAGGTTGAGGAGAAGGAGATGGATGAGTACGATAGTGGCGGAAGGAGCGGCGACAAGGGTCCCGGAGCTGAAGATGAGGGAAGCACTGCGCCGCTTCCTGAGAAGGTTGATGAATggcctctttttctttttctttttttggtttctttcgaaaatgaaaaaaaaaaaaggaaaaatcggAGCTAAGTTAAATAGTTGCGTATTGATTGATTaggaaattgagaaaaaaaggaaagaaatcttaaaatattcttttcctTTGTCTTGAAGATTTTTGTGTTACACTGCATAATGGCGTGTTTGATTgcatgaaaattgaatggaaaatCTATTTATATCTTTTGGATGAAAAAATGATATTCTTGTATGGGTCTAATTTAGAATGTGGAAGTCAATTTTCTGCAAAGGGTCTAGTTTGTTGTGAACTTTCTACAAAATATCAATTTGGCAATTGGATATCTGGAGAATTTTAAAAGCTACAATGACAGAATCTGGACCCcgtataaaatttatatttgatcaTGAATTTTGTTGTTTGCTTTACTGGAAACAGGTCCAGGTGGGTGGTTCTCCAGTTTACAAAATTGATAGAAAACTGGGGAAAGGAGGCTTTGGACAAGTTTATGTTGGGCGACGCATTGGTGGAAATTCAAATGAAAGAACTGGCGCAGGAGCTGTAGAGGTGTAACATTTATGACTTTGTGGTACAATCACTCAATGTGGTGATCTATGCTGGGTTTTATCTTGTTAATATGTTTCTGATCTTCATGAATTTTAGGTTGCCTTAAAATTTGAGCATAGAAGCAGCAAAGGGTGCAATTATGGACCACCATATGAGTGGCAAGTTTACAAGTGAGGCATCTTCTGATTTCTTCTTATCTGTCTGATTGGCATGTATTCCATGGTAGCTATTGGATATATATACATGTGATGGTATTATTTGCTTTCTTTGATTTCCTGCAGTGCACTTGGTGGCAGCCATGGTGTGCCACGGGTACATTACAAGGGCCGACAAGGTGACTACTATGTCATGGTATGTGCCaagtattttatgtgttttttatgattttataacAGTGTGATCTAGCATTTCTTTATGGATTTAGAATGACGATGGAGAAAACCTTTCAATGCATACAGGTTATGGATATGCTTGGACCTAGTTTGTGGGATGTTTGGAATAACAACTCACACACGTaagtttctttttcaaatatgtGGCGGAAAGTGTGTTATCTTTTAGTTTATATGTAACACATGCAATTTACTCTTGTCTAATGTTTACTTTCACTTTGTCAATTTCAGGATGTCCATTGAAATGGTAGCATGTATTGCTATTGAAGCCATCTCTATATTAGAGAAGATGCACTCTAGAGGGTGAGTACTATTAATCTGCTTATGATGCCTGTTTTCTTTAGTataaggaaaaagattttgtaCCAGGGTTTGGACCTCCAGAGGGTGGACATGATTTATCCAAATTGTGTATATGATTTGGGGCTGTTTGGATATGGCACATAAACAGTATCAATGTCCATGATAGCATTATACTGTGTTGTTTTATGCAGAAGAATGATGAAAGACAGTTCATTTATTTCATGATTCTGAGGCCCCTTGAATTGAATCTAGATGGTTGAAGTGTCAATGATATAGGAGGGTGATCTTCTATTTCTGCGACTTCTGCTGCTGCTTTATGAACAATGTGATAATATCTTGGACTTATTGCATAAAAACAATTGGTCTATTCTATGTGACCTCAATATATCTCTAGGGTTGTACATACTTGTGGTGGATATAGTGCTGTTATAATGACTCCTGCAACTTCTGGCAGGTATGTGCATGGGGATGTAAAGCCTGAGAACTTTTTGCTTGGTCCTCCAGGAactaatgaagagaaaaaactGTTTCTTGTTGACCTTGGATTAGGTAAACTGTAACACATATTTTTCCCATTCTGCAGCATAAATCCGTTcacttaatgtatttttttcttatcttctgTGTAATCTAATTTTGACATGCCAGCCACCAAGTGGAGAGATAGTTCGACTGGCCTTCATGTTGAATATGATCAACGGCCAGATGTTTTCAGGTAAAATCAGCACTTGAGCTTTCAACTGCCTTCAGTTAGCTTCATTTTAATGTGGGATTTTGTATATCCTTTTGTTTACTTGCTGGTACAATATGTTATGCTACAGGGGAACAGTACGTTATGCTAGTGTGCATGCTCACCTTGGAAGGACTGGAAGCAGAAGAGATGATTTGGAATCTCTTGCTTACAccctcatttttcttctccGTGGTCGGCTGCCTTGGCAAGGTTACCAGGTTGACAGTTTCCAAACTTAAATAGGATTTTCTTTTGTGTGATTCTGTACATCATTCTGAACCAACAGCTTCTTTAGGGAGAGAATAAAGGGTTCCTTGTTTGCAAAAAGAAGATGGCAACATCTCCAGAAGCTTTGTGTTGCTTTTGTCCTCAGCCTTTTCGGCAGTTTGTTGAATATGTGGTGAACTTGAAGTTTGATGAAGAACCTAATTATGCAAAATATATCTCCCTCTTTGATGGGATTGTGGGTCCAAATCCAGATATCAGGCCAATAAACACTGATGGTGCTCAGAAGGTACCCATTTATGTTTATCTGTCTCTACTGAATATGAATTTCTTTTCACATTTGGCTTTGGAGTGCATCTAACATGTATTTACCTATTGTGAAGCTTATATATCAGGTTGGACATAAGAGAGGACGACTGACAATGGGGGAGGATGATGATGAGCAACCAAAGAAGAAGGTCCGAATGGGAATGCCTGCAACACAATGGATTAGTGTTTACAATGCTCGTCGGCCTATGAAGCAAAGGTATGTGCTTTGAGTTACATATTAAGTTCTTCCTGTTTACTGCAAAAGGGATAAAAAGGTTTATGTTTAACATTTACT
Coding sequences:
- the LOC117912717 gene encoding casein kinase 1-like protein HD16, whose protein sequence is MPELRSGVRRGRAHRNPNAIRIEDESVTAVRTRPRRAAQNRRGEVVVDGGERDVLRGLGLQATSFEEEEVKVLGATGGSGGGSGSGPPREEVEEKEMDEYDSGGRSGDKGPGAEDEGSTAPLPEKVQVGGSPVYKIDRKLGKGGFGQVYVGRRIGGNSNERTGAGAVEVALKFEHRSSKGCNYGPPYEWQVYNALGGSHGVPRVHYKGRQGDYYVMVMDMLGPSLWDVWNNNSHTMSIEMVACIAIEAISILEKMHSRGYVHGDVKPENFLLGPPGTNEEKKLFLVDLGLATKWRDSSTGLHVEYDQRPDVFRGTVRYASVHAHLGRTGSRRDDLESLAYTLIFLLRGRLPWQGYQGENKGFLVCKKKMATSPEALCCFCPQPFRQFVEYVVNLKFDEEPNYAKYISLFDGIVGPNPDIRPINTDGAQKLIYQVGHKRGRLTMGEDDDEQPKKKVRMGMPATQWISVYNARRPMKQRYHYNVADVRLPQHIEKGNEDGLYISSVASCSNLWALIMDAGTGFSAQVYELSPYFLHKEWIMEQWEKNYYISAIAGANNGSSMVVMSKGTQYLQQSYKVSESFPFKWINKKWREGFYVTAMATAGSRWAIVMSRGAGFSDQVVELDFLYPSEGIHRRWDNGYRITATAATWDQAAFVLSVPRRKPADETQETLRTSAFPSTHVKEKWAKNLYIASVCYGRTVS